The Meiothermus ruber DSM 1279 genome includes the window TAGAGCAAGGGAAACACCTCCTTTCTCACCGATGAGCCCTTCTCAACTTGGCGGCGGGCAGGGCTTGTCGGTTTGTTGGTAGTGTAATAAAGTTTTTTGGATGTGTCAATCCTTTGAATCCTAAAAACGACTAACTTTGACTTTTGTTTACATCCCCACTTGTGTGGGGAACTTTTTATCCTGAAAGCTACTAACGGTTCATCCACGCTTAGGCGAGGAACTCTGACTATCATAGCGCACTCCCGTAAACCACCCCAAGCTCGGGGTGAAGCTCGAGCACAAGTTCCCCCAGCACCGCGCACCCTCCCTCGAGCACCACCGGATGGGCATGGGCCAATAGGGGAGTTTCACTCCAGGGCTTGGTGGGCAGGTCGTGGGCTTTCCGATGGGCCTCCAGGGCCTCGAGGTTGTTTTGCACCAGCTCGTACCGGCTGAGCTTGACCGAGCGGGCAAAGATGCGCCTGGCCTGGGCCAGCTCGAGCTGGCTGGCCAGGCTCACCCCCTCCTTCCCGCCCGCATCGAGGCAGAGCTGCCCGCCCACCCTATGCAGCAGCACCACCGTGGCGCTGGGGGGGCCTTTGCGGGTTTTGAGCAGGCTGGGGTCGTCGTCGGGGTTGGGCTCGTCGTCGGGCAGCCTGGTGAAGTCCCGGGGCTCGAGCCAGCCGGTTTCATCGGGGTCGCCAAAAGGCGCGTAGAAGGCCTCGTCCTGATCTCGGGCGTCCCTTTTTTCCATGCGGGCCTGGGCTTCCTCAAGGGCCCTCTTCCACGCTTCCGAAGGCCCCTGGGGCATGTCGCTGTAAACCTCCTGCACCAGGCGGTCGATATCGCCCGGAAGCCCGATCCGGGTGCGGTTGCGCAGGGCCAGCCAGCTCCGCAGCAGAACGTAGCGCTCGTAGATGCGTTCGGCCGTACCGAAGTCGGGCACCCCTTCGCACTCCAAACCCGCCACCCACAACACCGGTTCGGTGTGGGAATGCCGCTCCTCCGCGCTGCGGGCGTGGCGGTGCAGCCGCCCTGCGCGCTGCAAAACCAGATCCACCGGGGCCAGGTCGGTGAACATCACATCGAAGTCGAGGTCGAGCGATTGTTCAACCACCTGGGTGGCAACCAGGATGGCCCTTTTAGGGCGCTGCCCCTGCTTACCAAACTTAGCTAGAACAAGCTGCTCGCGATTTAAGCGCTCCTCGAGCGGATAGCGGGCATGAAACAGGTATACCTCCACCCCATCCGAATTGCCCGCCAAAGCCCGGTACAGCTCCTGCGCCCGCTGCACAGTGTTGACAATGCAGGCCACACAGCCGCCCCGGCGGGCCTGCTCGAGCGCCTGCTCGGCGATGGCCTCGAGGTCGAGCGGCAAGGCCCGTAGCTGCAGGGTGAGCTGTTTGCACGCCTCAAAGGTCTCCACCACGGGCATGGGGTTGTCCTTTACGACACGGGTAATGCGGGGGTATGGCTTGTCCTCGGTTATCTTCTCGGCCCCAAACGCCCTGAGCAGATTTTCCCGCTTGGCCCTGGGCAGGGTCGCGCTCATCAGCACGACCGATGAATCCAGCGCCCTAAGCCAGCGCACCAGCATCTCGATGAGGCCGCTGGTGTAGGTGTCGTAGGCGTGCACCTCGTCCAGCACCACCACCCGGTTGCCCAGACCCCACAGCCGCACGAACTGGTGCTTGGTGGGCAGGATGCCCAGGAGGGCCTGATCCACCGTGCCCACGGCGTACTCGGAGAGCAAACCGCGCTTGCGGTGGGAGAACCAGACCTGGGCCTCCACCCCTTCCTCGCGCTCTTCGGGGCTGTTGGGGCGCACGCGTATCTCCTGGTAGGCCTCCACCAACTCGCTGGCCCCGTGCAAGAGTTGCAGGTCGAGCTTGCGGGACTGCCCCCAGCGATCCAGAAAGGCCTTGGCCCGCTCGAACATGAGGTTGCCGGTGGCCTGGGTGGGCAGGGCCACGTACATCCCCCGGTGGCCGTTGGCGGCTTGCAGGCGCAGGTGGGCGTAGAAGGCCGCCTCGGTCTTGCCTTCGCCCATGGGGGCCTCCACCAGCAATAAGGCGGGGCAATCCACGCCCTCCAGGAGGCGCTCGATGGCAGCTTGCAGTGGGCGGGCCCTGAACGGCGCTTCGGGGCTACCCAGATAGGCAAAGACCTCTTCCAGGCTTTGCGGCTCGGGCATCAGGGTTTTGCGCTGGAACCAGCCGATGCCATCGAGCTTTTGCGCGGCCCGCGCCTTGGCCTCCCGGTAATACCCGGCCAGGTCGTCGCCGAGGGGGTGAAAGTCGAGGCTCGAGCCAATCCAGTCGGCGAAGCTGGTAAGGCCCGCCAGGCGCTCGAAAGCCGCACCCCCGTAGAGCTTAACTTTGGGAGCCTCCCCCACCCCCAGCACCTCGAGCACCGCTTCGAATAGCTCGCGGCGCACCTCGTCCCAGTTCGCGTTGCCTTTCTCGCGGGTTGTTGCTTTGTCCAGATCGCCCCTTGTTGCCCGGAAGCCGTGGTGCTCCCCCACCGCCGCTGCGACATTCTGGGCGGCCCGGTATTTCCAACCCCTGGCCTCGAGCAGTTCGGGCAGCACCACCTCGCTGATGATGCTGTGGGAAAGGTCGTGGGGCGGCGGCGTTGGGTCGCTTGACCAGGTGAGCCCTGTGGCCCAGAGCCGTTCCTTGCCCTCGGGCCATTTCTGCTGGAAGGCCGGGCTGGCCTTGCCGATATCGTGCAAGCCCGCCAGAGCGCAAACCCAGGCCTTGGCTTGCTGGGGCTCCAGGCTTAGATCGTGGGCGTAAAGCTCGAGGGTCTTGGGGGGCTCGCGCTCGAGGATCGCCTCGGCGCAGGCCGCCACGTCGAGCAAGTGTGCAATGAGCGGATGCCAGGCGCCCTGCTCCCGGCCCCGGTCGCTTTTGGCCCACAGCGCCCTGGCGGTCTCCGAAAGGCTCATGAACCCACCTTCCCCTTCATCCCTTCGAACCCCCTGGCGTACTCTTCCAGCACCTGCCGCGCCTCCGAAAGCCACCGCTGCCGCAGGCGGGCCGGTTCCAACACCTCCACCCGAGGCCCCCAGCTCTGCACCCAGGACAGAAGCTCCAGGGGGAAGTTGTCGTTGTTGGTGCCCACGGTAATGCAAACCTCGAGGCCCCCGTCGGGGAGCCTCGAGGCAATACGCAGGTTGGGGTAGCCGCCCTCCAGGATGCGGTAGGCGGCCTCAGGGCGGAAGCGAAGCCGAACCTCCACCGGCACGC containing:
- a CDS encoding CRISPR-associated helicase/endonuclease Cas3, whose translation is MSLSETARALWAKSDRGREQGAWHPLIAHLLDVAACAEAILEREPPKTLELYAHDLSLEPQQAKAWVCALAGLHDIGKASPAFQQKWPEGKERLWATGLTWSSDPTPPPHDLSHSIISEVVLPELLEARGWKYRAAQNVAAAVGEHHGFRATRGDLDKATTREKGNANWDEVRRELFEAVLEVLGVGEAPKVKLYGGAAFERLAGLTSFADWIGSSLDFHPLGDDLAGYYREAKARAAQKLDGIGWFQRKTLMPEPQSLEEVFAYLGSPEAPFRARPLQAAIERLLEGVDCPALLLVEAPMGEGKTEAAFYAHLRLQAANGHRGMYVALPTQATGNLMFERAKAFLDRWGQSRKLDLQLLHGASELVEAYQEIRVRPNSPEEREEGVEAQVWFSHRKRGLLSEYAVGTVDQALLGILPTKHQFVRLWGLGNRVVVLDEVHAYDTYTSGLIEMLVRWLRALDSSVVLMSATLPRAKRENLLRAFGAEKITEDKPYPRITRVVKDNPMPVVETFEACKQLTLQLRALPLDLEAIAEQALEQARRGGCVACIVNTVQRAQELYRALAGNSDGVEVYLFHARYPLEERLNREQLVLAKFGKQGQRPKRAILVATQVVEQSLDLDFDVMFTDLAPVDLVLQRAGRLHRHARSAEERHSHTEPVLWVAGLECEGVPDFGTAERIYERYVLLRSWLALRNRTRIGLPGDIDRLVQEVYSDMPQGPSEAWKRALEEAQARMEKRDARDQDEAFYAPFGDPDETGWLEPRDFTRLPDDEPNPDDDPSLLKTRKGPPSATVVLLHRVGGQLCLDAGGKEGVSLASQLELAQARRIFARSVKLSRYELVQNNLEALEAHRKAHDLPTKPWSETPLLAHAHPVVLEGGCAVLGELVLELHPELGVVYGSAL